The Mesorhizobium sp. AR10 genome includes the window GTGGCTAAATTGGCAGCGCCGGTATACATCATGGGGACAGACTTTGAGAGTTCTTCCTTCGGAGGAGCGCCTCACGTGAGTGGGTAGGAAGCGGGAAATGCCATCTGACGCCAAGGTCCTCCCGAAATCCTACAAAGAACACGCGTTCGCGCCTTTGTGGAATGCCATAATTCGCCGCGTTTACGACCTGAGTGACCACGCGGTAGTTTAAGCCTGCCTTGCTGCCGCTTGTGTGGTGCTGTTCCAGGCGCGTCAGATGGTCACCCCATTCCTCGGCTCGGCGAGATTTGATTTCGGGGTGCTCCAGCTGGAGGCGAATGTATTCGAAATAGTTGCGAAATGTCGGCCGCGTTAGTCCCTTGACGTTCTCGAAGATGAAGGCTTGTGGCCTCGCCTCGCGCACGGCGCGGATAGCCTGTGGGAACATATCTCGCGCGTCGTCATAAGCACCGTGCTTGCCCCCCATTGAGAAAGGCTGACAGGGCGGTCCACCGGAAACGAGGCGCACCCTACCCTCATACGGCCTGAAATCGACCTGCCGAACGTCGCCCTCGGTGACCTTCCATTTCTTGACGGCCGCGATACCGCGGCTCTTATTTTCGCGAATAGTGTCACAACAATAGGAGTCCCATTCGACCACATTTACCGGATCGAAGCCTGCGTAGTGCAGTCCAATTCCAAGTCCACCAGCACCCGCGAAGAGTTCAATTGACTTCATCATGCAAGAATGCCTCGATGTTTCTTTGGAGCGAAGCCCGGTCTTTTATCTCGCATTCCCAAATCACCAAAATTTCCCATCCCAGTTCGTTGAGCGCTTTCTCGTTCCTGATATCGCGCTCGGCATTGGCCTTCAGCTTTGGTATCCAAAAATCCTCCCGCGACTTTGGCAGTCGCGACAATTTGCAAGACGAATCGGGATGACGATGCCAGAAGCAACCATGCACGAAAATCACCTTTCGTCGCGCAGGAAAGACAAGGTCTGGACAGCCTGGCAGATCTGCACAATGAAGTCGGTAGCGGTGACCCAAAGAATGGACAAGCTGCCGCACGACCATTTCTGGCTTAGTGTTCTTGCCGCCGATGCGTGACATTCGTTCCGAACGCTCGGCCCTGGTGAGTGTGTCAGCCATGCGCCGCTGCTCCCTGTGGGTGCGTAGTCGCAGTCGCCCGAATTGCGGAAATCATGGCCGAGTGCTCGGGTCCTTCGCCTCGGCGAGAGCTTCCCGAACGCGCTGCTCTGGGTGGTTTTGTAACTCGAAGAACACCGAATCCAGGGCGATCTTTGCTTCCGCCAACTTCTTGCGCGACGGTATCTCGATCCCGTGCACTAAATTGTTTCTAAGGCGTCGAATTCCGACGATGGTTTCAATCGTTCCTGGTGAAAGTTCCATCGACTTAGCGCCCTTGAGAGGATCGATATATCCGCCCTTTTTGGAATTGACGTCGGCTCCCAAAATACGAAACGTCCTTTCGAGCGTAATCCAGGCCGAGAGAAAATCTCCCATGTTGTCAGTTCGCGCGGCGGACTCTGGGGTCTGCTGCGGTGAAACTTCCGTGGCCGTGAGGCTGGACTGTAGCGTTCCATAAGCTGAATAGAGCTCGGGATGGAGCGCGAGCAGCGCATCCGCCAGCTTGTCTGAAAGTGGTGCCGCACTTGCTGCGGCCACGGTGGCGGCCTCGGGAAGTAGTGTCATCACCTTTTCCGGGCTGTTCAGATCAGCGCGCTTCAACAATTCCCAAACGATGTCGACCCGACCAATTGGTGGCTTAGCGCCATCGAGCAGATTTCCCTGCATCCATTTGTGGATAAACGCCGCCAGTTCGTAGTGATTGTCGAACGGCGC containing:
- a CDS encoding DNA cytosine methyltransferase, whose amino-acid sequence is MMKSIELFAGAGGLGIGLHYAGFDPVNVVEWDSYCCDTIRENKSRGIAAVKKWKVTEGDVRQVDFRPYEGRVRLVSGGPPCQPFSMGGKHGAYDDARDMFPQAIRAVREARPQAFIFENVKGLTRPTFRNYFEYIRLQLEHPEIKSRRAEEWGDHLTRLEQHHTSGSKAGLNYRVVTQVVNAANYGIPQRRERVFFVGFREDLGVRWHFPLPTHSREALLRRKNSQSLSP
- a CDS encoding very short patch repair endonuclease, with amino-acid sequence MADTLTRAERSERMSRIGGKNTKPEMVVRQLVHSLGHRYRLHCADLPGCPDLVFPARRKVIFVHGCFWHRHPDSSCKLSRLPKSREDFWIPKLKANAERDIRNEKALNELGWEILVIWECEIKDRASLQRNIEAFLHDEVN
- a CDS encoding GTP pyrophosphokinase family protein, whose protein sequence is MSQVISDFISAYTREYDFYQSASGICSLRCEQLLATQGIRAIVSHRAKRPNKLQAKLLQRNKEKNYASSEEIRADIPDLAGVRIALYFPADREKVKAILNDNFDLLKAKNFPERTKPRNNAKRFDGYHADHYRVLMHEIGLEEGEKSYAAAPIEIQVGSVLMHAWAEVEHDLVYKPESGTPSEDEHAILDELNGMVIAGEIALERLQKAVERRLTNAQGAPFDNHYELAAFIHKWMQGNLLDGAKPPIGRVDIVWELLKRADLNSPEKVMTLLPEAATVAAASAAPLSDKLADALLALHPELYSAYGTLQSSLTATEVSPQQTPESAARTDNMGDFLSAWITLERTFRILGADVNSKKGGYIDPLKGAKSMELSPGTIETIVGIRRLRNNLVHGIEIPSRKKLAEAKIALDSVFFELQNHPEQRVREALAEAKDPSTRP